Proteins from one Candidatus Methylomirabilis tolerans genomic window:
- a CDS encoding class I SAM-dependent methyltransferase codes for MLTSNTYTKDFKYFKEKYDESMECMFAAVSDLYAEYWNGFFHFALFKDEHESWESAFLNTHNKYLEALRTSDARNILDLACGRGDFTNVLAENTSGEVLGIDISRSQLSHTHRFKRPNLRFKHYDIMKVDELGEMFDAVMLMDADCYLPDKQLAVEKISKVIKSGARFLLLGWCKQSGLNQIQEELVLYPFMKYWAIPSLETPDNYKKYFEQNNFNIIEITDLNDQVKRNWEFGYESALGGVRTLSRKDLPRLIWKGMKLGSDGIRLIKEQFPAAIYIKVGYDVGFLRYVYFLVEKK; via the coding sequence ATGCTTACCTCAAACACTTATACAAAAGATTTTAAGTATTTTAAGGAAAAATACGACGAAAGCATGGAATGCATGTTTGCGGCAGTCAGCGATCTCTATGCCGAATATTGGAATGGTTTTTTCCATTTCGCGCTGTTCAAGGATGAACATGAAAGTTGGGAGTCGGCTTTCCTGAATACTCACAACAAATATCTAGAAGCTCTACGGACAAGCGACGCGCGTAACATACTCGATCTGGCTTGCGGGAGGGGTGATTTTACCAATGTTCTTGCCGAAAATACTTCTGGTGAAGTTTTGGGGATCGATATCTCCCGTTCACAACTTTCACATACTCATCGATTTAAGCGACCGAATCTGCGTTTCAAACACTACGATATTATGAAAGTTGATGAGCTCGGAGAAATGTTCGACGCTGTCATGCTCATGGACGCCGATTGCTATTTACCAGATAAACAATTAGCTGTGGAAAAAATATCAAAGGTTATAAAATCAGGCGCTCGCTTTCTTCTGCTCGGATGGTGCAAACAGAGCGGGCTTAATCAAATTCAGGAAGAGCTTGTCTTATATCCATTTATGAAATACTGGGCCATCCCAAGTCTTGAAACGCCAGACAATTACAAGAAATATTTTGAACAAAACAATTTCAATATAATTGAGATTACTGATCTTAACGATCAAGTCAAAAGAAACTGGGAGTTCGGTTATGAATCCGCATTGGGCGGTGTGAGAACACTCTCACGCAAGGATCTTCCGCGCCTCATCTGGAAAGGTATGAAACTGGGGAGCGATGGGATCAGACTCATCAAAGAACAATTTCCGGCAGCGATCTACATCAAGGTCGGCTATGATGTAGGTTTTCTTCGCTACGTCTACTTCCTGGTAGAGAAGAAATAA